A stretch of the Capsicum annuum cultivar UCD-10X-F1 chromosome 10, UCD10Xv1.1, whole genome shotgun sequence genome encodes the following:
- the LOC107844652 gene encoding uncharacterized protein LOC107844652 has product MVVALTYVNKKGKVNGQVIAIVCVSDTSTKTLKETICSLLMRHSLSTSKIRGQGFDGDSNMQGEMNGLKALILQETPLAYCIHCFAHQLQLTLVAVAKKHLLVDDFFAIISNVLNVVGASFKRRDQLRNHHAEMLEQLLESGEVQSGKGLNQERGLQRPGDTRWGSYFRTLDNFIVLFSSIVHVLDAIKCGGSNSNDRLQVEAFLSMINEFEFAFLLHLMLKILVMSIELSASLQRKEQDIVHAMIFLDITKKRLQLLRDDG; this is encoded by the coding sequence ATGGTAGTTGCATTGACGTATGTTAACAAAAAAGGTAAAGTGAATGGGCAAGTTATTGCTATTGTTTGTGTTAGTGATACATCGACAAAAACGTTGAAGGAAACAATATGTTCTTTGCTTATGAGACATTCTTTAAGTACATCTAAAATACGTGGACAAGGCTTTGATGGGGATAGTAACATGCAAGGAGAGATGAATGGTCTTAAAGCTTTGATTTTGCAAGAAACTCCTTTGGCATATTGTATTCATTGTTTTGCTCACCAATTACAATTGACACTTGTAGCCGTTGCCAAAAAACATTTGCTCGTAGATGACTTTTTTGCTATTATTAGTAATGTGTTGAATGTGGTAGGAGCATCATTTAAGCGTCGAGATCAACTTCGGAACCATCATGCGGAAATGTTGGAGCAACTACTAGAAAGTGGTGAAGTTCAAAGTGGAAAAGGATTAAATCAAGAACGAGGACTTCAAAGGCCAGGTGACACTCGTTGGGGTTCATATTTTAGAACATTGGATaactttattgttttattttcatCTATAGTTCATGTGCTTGATGCGATAAAATGTGGAGGCTCGAATTCCAATGATAGATTACAAGTCGAGGCTTTTTTGAGTATGATCAATGAATTTGAATTTGCTTTCTTGCTTCACTTGATGTTGAAGATATTGGTGATGTCCATTGAGCTCAGTGCATCATTACAAAGAAAAGAGCAAGATATTGTCCATGCCATGATATTTCTTGACATTACTAAGAAAAGATTGCAATTGTTGAGAGATGATGGATGA